From Diceros bicornis minor isolate mBicDic1 chromosome 17, mDicBic1.mat.cur, whole genome shotgun sequence, the proteins below share one genomic window:
- the SPX gene encoding LOW QUALITY PROTEIN: spexin (The sequence of the model RefSeq protein was modified relative to this genomic sequence to represent the inferred CDS: substituted 1 base at 1 genomic stop codon), with the protein MXGFRSLVATTLALFLVFSFMGNSSSAPQRLFEKRNWTPQAMLYLKGAQGRRFISDQSRRKDISDRPLSERRSPNPQLLTLPEAEALLLASLQKPQEAGEENFDQTRFLEDSLLNW; encoded by the exons ATGTAGGGGTTCAGAAGTCTGGTGGCAACAACCTTGGCTCTTTTCCTGGTGTTTTCTTTTATGGGAAACTCCAGCAGTGCACCACAG AGACTCTTTGAGAAAAGGAACTGGACTCCTCAAGCTATGCTCTACCTGAAGGGTGCAC AGGGGCGCCGCTTCATCTCCGACCAGAGCCGGAGGAAGGACATCTCCGACCGGCCGCTGTCGG AAAGACGAAGCCCAAACCCTCAACTACTAACTCTTCCAGAGGCAGAAGCTCTGTTACTGGCTTCCTTGCAGAAACCACAAGAAG ctGGAGAAGAAAATTTTGATCAAACCAGATTCCTAGAAGACAGTCTGCTAAACTGGTGA